One region of Trinickia violacea genomic DNA includes:
- the lapB gene encoding lipopolysaccharide assembly protein LapB: protein MDLDFWWLLIIPVAFAFGWIAARYDLKTLLSESSNLPRSYFRGLNFLLNEQPDQAIDAFIEVVKLDPETIELHFALGNLFRRRGETDRAIRVHQNLLGRADLPVSERDHALFELGQDFLKAGLLDRAEETFGRLESGDYALGAQRALLTIYEIEKDWSKSIETAQRLETMGAEPLDKEIAQFHCELAQEALQQKKPADAAEQLELALKANPQNVRATILAGDVKAAGGDHAGAIAEWQRVEEQNSSYLPLVAEKLMKAYAALGRAAEGADLLTSYVDRYPSNDLLDVAYQHVADLRGGDAAHTLARTQMQKSPNLAGMTRLLEAQIAAADEPRRGELELMRTLIKQRTKNLPRYTCQNCGFRARLFYWQCPGCSGWETYAPRRVEPIAASN, encoded by the coding sequence TGGCTGCTCATCATCCCGGTCGCGTTCGCCTTCGGCTGGATCGCGGCTCGCTATGACTTGAAGACGCTGCTTTCCGAAAGCTCCAATCTGCCCCGCTCTTATTTCCGCGGCCTCAACTTCCTGCTGAACGAACAGCCCGACCAGGCGATCGACGCGTTCATCGAGGTCGTCAAGCTCGATCCCGAGACGATCGAATTGCACTTCGCGCTCGGCAATCTGTTCAGGCGCCGCGGCGAGACGGACCGTGCGATCCGTGTGCATCAGAACCTGCTCGGCCGCGCCGATCTGCCGGTCAGCGAGCGGGACCACGCGCTCTTCGAGCTTGGACAGGACTTTCTGAAGGCCGGCTTGCTGGACCGTGCCGAAGAGACGTTCGGCAGGCTCGAGAGCGGCGACTATGCGCTTGGTGCGCAGCGTGCGCTGCTGACCATTTACGAAATCGAGAAGGATTGGAGCAAGTCGATCGAGACCGCGCAGCGGCTCGAAACGATGGGTGCAGAACCGCTCGACAAGGAAATCGCGCAATTTCATTGCGAGCTCGCGCAGGAGGCGCTGCAGCAGAAGAAACCGGCCGACGCGGCCGAGCAGCTCGAGCTCGCGCTGAAAGCGAATCCGCAGAACGTGCGTGCGACGATCCTCGCCGGCGACGTGAAAGCGGCTGGCGGCGATCACGCCGGGGCGATCGCCGAATGGCAGCGTGTCGAGGAGCAGAATTCGTCCTATCTGCCGCTCGTCGCCGAAAAGTTGATGAAGGCGTACGCCGCTCTGGGCCGCGCCGCGGAAGGGGCGGATTTGCTGACGAGCTACGTCGACCGCTATCCGTCGAACGATTTGCTCGACGTCGCCTATCAGCACGTAGCCGACCTGCGGGGAGGCGACGCCGCGCATACGCTTGCTCGTACGCAGATGCAGAAGTCGCCGAATCTGGCCGGCATGACGCGCTTGCTCGAAGCGCAGATCGCGGCGGCCGATGAGCCGCGGCGCGGCGAGCTGGAGCTGATGCGCACGCTGATCAAGCAGCGCACCAAAAATCTGCCACGGTACACGTGTCAAAATTGCGGTTTCCGGGCGCGCCTGTTCTATTGGCAGTGCCCGGGCTGCAGCGGCTGGGAAACCTACGCGCCGCGCCGTGTCGAGCCGATTGCGGCATCGAATTGA
- the cysM gene encoding cysteine synthase CysM: MAYKTIEDTIGNTPLVQLVRLPDDEIRSRNNVILGKLEGNNPAGSVKDRPALSMIKKAEARGRIKPGDTLIEATSGNTGIALAMAAAIRGYKMVLIMPEDLSVERRQSMAAYGAEIMLTPVKGGMEYARDLADQVQRDGKGIILDQFANPDNPVAHYEATGPEIWRDTEGRITHFVSAMGTTGTIMGVSQYLKEQNSAIEIIGAQPEEGSRIPGIRKWPEAYLPKIFDRSRVDRTENVSQAAAEAMARRLAAVEGIFCGISSAGACEVALRVARQVENATIVFVVCDRGDRYLSTGVFPA, encoded by the coding sequence ATGGCTTATAAGACTATTGAAGACACGATCGGCAATACGCCCCTCGTGCAACTCGTTCGCTTGCCGGACGACGAAATCCGCAGCCGGAACAATGTGATTCTCGGCAAGCTGGAAGGCAACAACCCGGCGGGCTCGGTGAAGGACCGGCCGGCGCTGTCGATGATCAAGAAAGCCGAAGCGCGCGGCCGCATCAAACCCGGCGATACGCTGATCGAGGCGACGAGCGGCAATACCGGCATCGCGCTCGCGATGGCCGCGGCGATTCGCGGCTACAAGATGGTGCTGATCATGCCGGAGGATCTGTCGGTGGAGCGCCGTCAAAGCATGGCCGCGTATGGCGCGGAAATCATGCTTACGCCCGTGAAGGGCGGCATGGAGTACGCGCGCGACCTCGCGGACCAGGTGCAGCGCGACGGCAAGGGCATCATCCTCGATCAGTTCGCGAACCCCGACAATCCAGTTGCCCACTATGAGGCGACCGGTCCCGAAATCTGGCGCGACACCGAAGGCCGCATCACGCATTTCGTGTCGGCGATGGGCACGACGGGCACGATCATGGGCGTGTCCCAATACCTGAAAGAGCAGAACAGCGCGATCGAGATCATTGGCGCGCAGCCCGAAGAGGGCTCGCGCATTCCGGGCATTCGCAAGTGGCCGGAAGCGTATCTGCCGAAGATTTTCGATCGAAGCCGCGTCGATCGCACGGAGAACGTCTCGCAAGCGGCGGCTGAAGCGATGGCTCGTCGCTTGGCGGCGGTGGAGGGGATCTTCTGCGGGATTTCGTCGGCGGGCGCGTGTGAAGTGGCGTTGCGCGTGGCGCGGCAGGTCGAGAACGCGACGATCGTGTTCGTGGTTTGCGACCGCGGGGACCGGTATCTGTCGACGGGTGTCTTTCCCGCCTGA
- a CDS encoding UDP-glucose dehydrogenase family protein, whose product MKITIIGTGYVGLVTGACLAEIGHDVFCLDVDPRKIEILNSGGVPIHEPGLLEIITRTRAAGRITFSTDVEASVAHGEIQFIAVGTPPDEDGSADLQYVLEAARNIGRYSNGFKVIVDKSTVPVGTAQKVSAVVEAELAARGLSGSAQHRFSVVSNPEFLKEGAAVEDCMRPDRIVIGIDDDEAGQLAREKMKRLYMPFNRNHERTLYMDVRSAEFTKYAANAMLATRISFMNEMSNLADRVGADIEAVRRGIGSDPRIGYHFLYAGVGYGGSCFPKDVQALIRTGGENEQRLRILEAVEEVNHEQKAVLVRKITSTLGEDLTGRTFAVWGLAFKPNTDDMREAPSRRLIAALLARGASVRAYDPVALHEARRVFALDLHDVPEQHARLHFTNTQDETLAGADALVIVTEWKEFKSPDFNHMKSVLKSPIIFDGRNLYEPDAMAELGIDYYAIGRPRVELTAEANARA is encoded by the coding sequence ATGAAAATCACCATCATCGGCACGGGTTACGTTGGCCTCGTCACGGGCGCGTGTCTCGCTGAAATCGGCCATGACGTCTTTTGCCTCGACGTCGACCCGCGCAAGATCGAAATCCTCAACAGCGGCGGCGTGCCGATCCACGAGCCGGGCTTGCTCGAGATCATTACGCGCACTCGCGCGGCCGGCCGCATCACGTTCTCGACCGATGTCGAGGCGAGCGTCGCGCACGGCGAAATCCAGTTCATCGCAGTCGGCACGCCGCCCGACGAAGACGGCTCCGCCGATCTGCAGTACGTGCTCGAAGCGGCGCGCAACATCGGCCGCTATTCGAACGGCTTCAAGGTGATCGTCGATAAGTCGACGGTGCCGGTCGGCACCGCACAGAAGGTGAGCGCGGTCGTGGAAGCGGAACTTGCCGCGCGCGGCTTGTCGGGTAGTGCGCAGCACCGCTTCTCGGTCGTGTCGAACCCCGAGTTCCTGAAAGAAGGCGCGGCGGTCGAAGACTGCATGCGGCCCGATCGCATCGTGATCGGCATCGACGACGACGAAGCCGGACAGCTCGCACGCGAGAAGATGAAGCGGCTCTACATGCCGTTCAACCGCAATCATGAGCGCACGCTCTACATGGACGTGCGCTCTGCCGAGTTCACGAAGTACGCGGCCAACGCGATGCTCGCCACGCGCATCTCGTTCATGAACGAGATGTCGAATCTGGCCGACCGCGTCGGCGCCGATATCGAGGCGGTGCGGCGCGGCATCGGCTCCGATCCGCGCATCGGCTATCACTTCCTGTATGCCGGCGTCGGCTACGGCGGCTCGTGCTTTCCGAAGGACGTGCAGGCGCTGATCCGCACAGGCGGCGAGAACGAGCAGCGGCTGCGCATTCTCGAAGCGGTCGAAGAGGTGAACCACGAGCAGAAAGCGGTACTCGTGCGCAAGATCACGTCGACGCTCGGCGAAGACCTGACGGGCCGCACGTTTGCCGTCTGGGGCCTGGCATTCAAGCCGAACACCGACGACATGCGCGAGGCCCCGAGCCGGCGCCTGATTGCGGCACTGCTCGCGCGCGGGGCGAGCGTGCGCGCGTATGACCCGGTCGCGCTGCACGAAGCGCGCCGCGTGTTCGCGCTGGACCTGCATGACGTTCCCGAGCAGCACGCGCGGCTGCACTTCACGAACACGCAGGACGAAACGCTCGCCGGCGCCGATGCACTCGTGATCGTGACCGAATGGAAGGAGTTCAAGAGCCCGGACTTCAATCACATGAAGTCGGTGCTCAAGTCACCCATCATTTTCGACGGGCGCAACCTGTATGAACCCGACGCGATGGCCGAACTCGGCATCGACTATTACGCGATCGGACGTCCCCGTGTCGAACTCACCGCTGAAGCCAATGCACGCGCCTGA
- a CDS encoding ComEA family DNA-binding protein, giving the protein MFKTFLAKFCAAAAFIAVFSHAFAAVDVNTANEDALRGIKGIGPAKAKAILDERTAHGPFKDASDLSKRVKGLGGHTVEKLQGEGLAIGPANTGAAGAQAKAAPAATGAQKNGAPVVVKK; this is encoded by the coding sequence ATGTTCAAGACATTTCTCGCCAAGTTTTGCGCCGCGGCAGCGTTCATTGCCGTGTTCAGTCACGCCTTCGCCGCTGTCGACGTCAACACCGCCAACGAAGACGCGCTGCGCGGCATCAAGGGCATCGGCCCTGCGAAGGCCAAGGCGATTCTCGACGAACGCACGGCACATGGCCCATTCAAGGACGCCTCGGATCTTTCGAAGCGCGTCAAGGGCCTCGGCGGCCATACGGTCGAAAAGCTGCAAGGCGAGGGGCTCGCAATCGGGCCGGCCAACACCGGTGCGGCCGGCGCCCAGGCCAAGGCGGCGCCCGCGGCAACAGGTGCGCAGAAGAACGGCGCCCCGGTGGTCGTAAAGAAGTGA
- the rfaD gene encoding ADP-glyceromanno-heptose 6-epimerase, with product MTIIVTGAAGFIGANLVKALNDRGETRIVAVDNLTRADKFKNLVDCEIDDYLDKTEFVERFARGDFGKVRAVFHEGACSDTMEHNGRYMMDNNFRYSRAVLDACLAQGAQFLYASSAAIYGGSSRFVEDREVEAPLNVYGYSKFLFDQIIRRVLPQAKSQIAGFRYFNVYGERETHKGRMASVAFHNFNQFRAEGKVKLFGEYNGYAAGEQTRDFVSVEDVVKVNLFFFDHPEKSGIFNLGTGRAQPFNDIATSVVNTLRALDNQPALSLAEQVQRGLIEYVPFPDALRGKYQCYTQADLTRLRAAGYDAPFLTVQEGVDRYVRWLFGQL from the coding sequence ATGACCATCATCGTCACCGGCGCCGCCGGCTTTATCGGCGCCAATCTCGTCAAGGCGCTCAACGATCGCGGCGAGACACGCATCGTCGCCGTCGACAACCTGACGCGCGCGGACAAATTCAAGAACCTCGTCGACTGCGAGATCGACGATTATCTCGACAAGACCGAATTCGTCGAGCGCTTCGCGCGCGGCGACTTCGGCAAGGTGCGTGCGGTGTTCCATGAAGGGGCGTGCTCGGACACGATGGAGCACAACGGCCGCTACATGATGGACAACAACTTCCGCTACAGCCGCGCGGTGCTCGATGCGTGTCTCGCGCAGGGCGCGCAGTTCCTGTACGCGTCGTCGGCGGCGATCTACGGCGGGTCGAGCCGCTTCGTGGAAGACCGCGAAGTGGAAGCGCCGCTCAACGTCTACGGCTATTCGAAGTTCCTGTTCGACCAGATCATCCGGCGCGTGCTGCCGCAAGCGAAGAGCCAGATCGCCGGCTTTCGCTATTTCAACGTCTACGGCGAGCGTGAAACGCACAAGGGGCGCATGGCGTCGGTGGCGTTCCACAACTTCAACCAGTTCCGCGCCGAGGGCAAGGTCAAGCTCTTCGGCGAGTACAACGGCTATGCGGCGGGCGAGCAGACGCGCGATTTCGTGTCGGTCGAGGACGTCGTGAAGGTCAACCTGTTCTTCTTCGATCACCCGGAGAAGTCGGGCATCTTCAATCTCGGCACCGGCCGCGCACAACCGTTCAACGATATCGCGACGTCCGTCGTCAATACGCTGCGCGCGCTCGACAACCAGCCGGCGCTTTCGCTCGCCGAGCAGGTGCAGCGCGGGCTCATCGAGTACGTGCCGTTCCCCGATGCGCTGCGCGGCAAGTACCAGTGCTACACGCAAGCCGATCTGACGCGCCTGCGCGCGGCCGGCTACGACGCGCCGTTCCTGACGGTGCAGGAAGGCGTCGATCGCTACGTGCGTTGGCTGTTCGGCCAGCTATAA
- the rfaE1 gene encoding D-glycero-beta-D-manno-heptose-7-phosphate kinase, producing the protein MHAPESNVSLVPEAGVVPRARLAAARVLVVGDVMLDRYWFGDVNRISPEAPVPVVHVQKQEDRLGGAANVARNAAALGAQAGLLCVVGHDEPGERIVELLKDSGVVPHLERDPELLTTIKLRVLSRQQQLLRVDFENTPAHEALLAGLARFDEQLSKHDVILLSDYAKGGLTHVTTMIAKARAAGKPVLVDPKGDDWERYRGATLITPNRAELREVVGQWKSEDDLRARVTALRTSLGIEALLLTRSEEGMTLFTADGGERHASAVAREVYDVSGAGDTVIATLAVMLGAGLPLVEAVSLANRAAGIVVGKLGTATVDYDELFP; encoded by the coding sequence ATGCACGCGCCTGAATCCAACGTCTCGCTTGTGCCTGAAGCGGGCGTCGTGCCGCGCGCACGTCTTGCTGCGGCGCGCGTTCTGGTGGTCGGCGACGTGATGCTCGACCGCTACTGGTTCGGCGACGTGAACCGGATTTCGCCGGAAGCGCCGGTGCCCGTCGTGCATGTGCAGAAGCAAGAGGACCGCCTGGGCGGTGCGGCGAACGTCGCGCGCAACGCGGCCGCGCTGGGCGCGCAGGCGGGACTCTTGTGCGTGGTCGGGCACGATGAGCCTGGCGAGCGGATCGTCGAGTTGCTCAAGGACAGCGGTGTCGTGCCGCACCTCGAGCGCGATCCCGAGCTGCTGACGACCATCAAGCTGCGCGTGTTGTCGCGCCAGCAGCAGTTGCTGCGCGTGGATTTCGAGAACACGCCCGCGCACGAAGCGCTGCTCGCCGGTCTTGCGCGTTTCGACGAGCAGTTGTCGAAGCACGACGTGATCCTGCTGTCCGACTACGCGAAGGGCGGCCTCACGCACGTGACGACAATGATCGCGAAGGCGCGCGCAGCGGGCAAACCTGTGCTCGTCGATCCGAAGGGCGATGACTGGGAGCGCTATCGCGGCGCGACGCTGATCACGCCGAATCGCGCCGAGCTGCGCGAAGTGGTCGGGCAGTGGAAGTCGGAGGACGATCTGCGCGCTCGCGTGACGGCGCTGCGCACCTCGCTCGGGATCGAGGCGTTGCTGCTCACGCGCTCCGAGGAGGGCATGACGCTCTTCACAGCCGACGGAGGCGAGCGCCACGCATCGGCCGTCGCACGCGAAGTGTATGATGTGTCGGGCGCGGGAGACACCGTGATTGCGACGCTCGCCGTCATGCTGGGCGCGGGTTTGCCGCTCGTCGAAGCGGTGTCGCTCGCGAATCGCGCGGCCGGCATCGTCGTCGGCAAGCTCGGCACGGCCACCGTCGACTACGACGAACTCTTTCCATGA